The following coding sequences lie in one Apium graveolens cultivar Ventura chromosome 3, ASM990537v1, whole genome shotgun sequence genomic window:
- the LOC141712863 gene encoding uncharacterized protein LOC141712863: MGCLDDDDLDDLSRKKLISKIDANFDNDHAMYLTTVLGRSTRTSTTSSSRDDGGDSSYSIDDGDDDSVSDTSGTSIDDGDGDEEDEGQEDTHLKLFLESIKADGNSYVLKRNGKPDLKFEGLDEDADGSCGFDNIEANVVDRGEVSSDCESERRKGGGNDLDKRRGGTKGKGVLREDGMGNSSVVKQNGNVDRRAKGVGNEEKKNNFVDKGKGILVEEGHAMVGKRGGKTVKNVESGKDRLVGNMEFRLFKRRERDDKNLEKKQSYVDNKNYRSVEQLDLMKVKRRGKNVEKKSVVENESDISVEEAEIRLDGTRFLRNAKENGKLERKVKNVQNVKKRKMEYERNNSVEDAGLRPDDRRSPWPVKENKELKRRAKDVNVKKVESCKENERDGSIGELGLKLEKLGKVSCKRKRCHIDPDYKMFFTHSKIEEGKLVLDFNGVRVEYGEDDNNSLTDSEVDVLEHAPDCIVSNYAPTLNYSMHMEEDDLQCLGSYSAAENPEFRKAVIDVLRKPYNKKEYERLRDDVKLRKPTERHVDMRSGNTSFQQTTMGKSYLDHYADLKKQFDAFKYDKPRRLNILRGFFFYLKRMADDGKFKPWLDDSCLAIIPRSS, translated from the exons ATGGGTTGTCTTGATGATGATGATCTTGATGATTTGTCTAGGAAAAAATTGATCTCTAAAATAGATGCTAATTTTGATAATGATCATGCTATGTATTTAACTACTGTATTGGGGCGCTCTACTAGAACTAGTACTACTAGTAGTAGTAGGGATGATGGTGGTGATAGTAGTTATAGTATTGATGATGGTGATGATGATAGTGTTAGTGATACTAGTGGTACGAGTATTGATGATGGTGATGGGGATGAGGAGGATGAGGGGCAAGAGGACACTCATTTGAAGCTGTTTTTGGAGAGTATTAAGGCCGATGGGAATTCGTATGTTCTTAAACGAAATGGCAAACCTGATTTGAAGTTTGAAGGGTTGGATGAAGATGCTGATGGATCTTGTGGTTTTGATAATATTGAGGCGAATGTAGTTGATCGAGGAGAGGTTAGTAGTGATTGCGAGAGTGAACGGAGGAAGGGAGGGGGAAATGATTTGGATAAGAGGAGGGGAGGTACAAAGGGTAAGGGGGTTTTGAGGGAAGATGGTATGGGGAACTCGAGTGTTGTTAAGCAAAATGGAAATGTAGATAGGAGAGCAAAGGGTGTTGGGAATGAggaaaagaaaaataattttGTGGACAAGGGTAAGGGTATTTTAGTGGAAGAAGGGCATGCTATGGTGGGGAAAAGGGGAGGAAAGACTGTCAAGAATGTGGAAAGTGGGAAAGATCGTTTGGTAGGTAATATGGAGTTTAGGCTGTTCAAAAGAAGAGAAAGGGATGATAAGAATTTGGAAAAGAAACAAAGTTATGTGGATAATAAAAACTATAGATCAGTGGAACAGTTGGACTTGATGAAGGTGAAAAGAAGAGGGAAGAATGTGGAAAAGAAGAGTGTTGTGGAAAATGAAAGTGACATTTCGGTTGAAGAAGCGGAAATTAGGCTGGATGGTACAAGATTCTTGAGGAACGCTAAGGAGAATGGAAAATTAGAAAGGAAAGTAAAAAACGTCCAGAACGTGAAAAAGCGAAAGATGGAATATGAAAGAAATAATTCAGTGGAAGATGCGGGTTTGAGGCCAGACGACAGACGATCCCCTTGGCCTGTCAAGGAAAACAAAGAGTTAAAAAGGAGAGCAAAGGATGTCAATGTTAAAAAGGTAGAGAGTTGTAAGGAAAATGAAAGAGATGGTTCTATAGGAGAATTGGGTTTAAAGTTGGAGAAGCTAGGTAAGGTTTCCTGCAAGAGAAAGAGATGTCATATTGACCCTGATTATAAGATGTTCTTTACTCACAGTAAAATAGAAGAGGGTAAATTGGTTCTTGATTTTAATGGGGTGAGAGTGGAATATGGAGAAGATGATAACAATAGCCTTACTGATTCCGAAGTAGATGTATTGGAACATGCTCCGGATTGTATAGTGTCGAATTATGCTCCTACCTTAAATTACAGTATGCAT ATGGAGGAAGATGATTTGCAATGCTTAGGAAGCTACAGTGCAGCTGAAAATCCCGAGTTCAGGAAGGCTGTAATAGATGTTCTTCGAAAGCCATATAATAAAAAAGAGTACGAAAGGCTTCGGGATGATGTAAAGCTACGAAAACCAACAGAACGTCATGTCGATATGCGCAGTGGGAACACATCATTCCAGCAAACTACAATGGGAAAATCTTACCTTGATCACTATGCTG